taCTAAGGAGCTTTGGTtgagaattaataaaaattaataatctatcatttattatttatatttaatttataaaaaataaaatatttcaataattttttattatcaataattatatgataaataatataaaaaataatctaattaccacccccattttaaatattaaaatattatcaaaataattttaattttactataattatatttatatttattaatttttaaaaaaataataatctcttttttaattaatataacaaataatataaaaaaactttaaaataatttaatccaatgacatttaaataaaataatatactaatattattttattacttctaatcCAACACactaattattttatccttatctatttttaccaaattttattaaatataataataataataattttatactaacctatttttaccaaattttgtcaaatataataataattcataccttataatacttaaaataatctatttttagaaataaaacatCCCCTTAAAGATAAATGTTGTAGTCACCCAACTTATCACAAATAGCAGAAGATGTACTTCCCCATCTGCAATGGcatctatatatatgtttttttcataaTACAAATCAAAAGCCTTCCTACAGGCGATTGGCTTGTACATTTCAATCCAATATgcaaagagtaatattatatacataactttatacataaataataacatatcactaTGCTCGCATCCTCTTTCTAGAGTCAAGAGCAAATTCAAAAAACTCAACTTTCCCTTAATCTCTTCCTTTAATTCTAATAGGCAACTATTAGAAGTTGAGAACCAAGACCCTGCTAAAATGTCCATAATTATAACCACTGAAACAGAATCCACAAACTTAAACAAGTCAATCAAACTACGTTACAGAAACAAAATTAGAtaagcataaatttttttcttcttcacttttAAATACAGCCCACACAGCATAGTAATTTGCAGTAAAGGGGATCTCTTCATGCTTACACTTTCCAAATTTTGTTTAACAACAGTAACAATAGCAGAGCCTGAAATTATGGGAGGGTAAAGTAACAAAAGCACTCAAAAATATATCACGGATTTAAGAGAAAGTGACGAAAAATCAATTCAGTTCATAGCATGCACCCGAAACAGTAAGCAGTTTGAACATAACATGTATTCATCAAACATGTAAAAATACGTACAATCTGaaattaatacatatcatactcaattatttatatatagaaaatcaCAGAGATAAatctacttttttcttttattttggaAATCTTAAGACAAGATACCGAACATCGATTTAGAGAAAGAAATATGTCATGAAGTATATGTAAAGAAAGTTTAACGTCAGTAGATGCCAAATACTCTACTCACTTCTGACATAACATGCTTCACTTTCTCCACCCACAGCAATAGGGAACCTCTATCTTACTAACCTGACCGTCAAGATTCAGATTCTGTCAACTGATTCTGTCCGGTCCAGCACAGCCGAACACTCAGAGACATCACCTAGAGACTTGAGGTTCCATTTGATAAAAGCCTCAACAAAAAAGCATGTCTCATCCTTGGTATTTCCATCTGGTACGTCCACCACAAATGATTCAATTACTAAGGTTCCTGGTCTCCCATCAATGACCTCTGGATGCACGGTAACAATGGAAGAGTAGTTCtgcaattaaagaaaaagttgaaacagAGTTTATAAATTTTGGATGATCAAGATATTGCACCAGCACAGAGAAGATTGGCAATAAATAAGATTGTTTGATCCAATTCACAAAGTAGAGAAGTAGGCACATGCTGTCAACCCTcactttaaattcaattaaagagATTGAATTAAACAGTTGaactaaaatcaatcaataaatttaGTATAGTCATGCAATAATCCACCAATTGCACAAGTGAATTGCTGGGCTCAATTTGACTATGCTAGTGAGACAAAAGAGGCTAGAATGCACACAAATTGACATTGGCCATAAAGGACACATCACACAGAGGGCAAGAGCAGTGAAAATTCATACCCAACCCGATGAGCTACTGCATAGactttacaaatttaaattttagtaacAAACCCAGAAATCCTGTTTAACCTAAATGGCCTCCaaagaaaattctaaataaTCAATGCAAGAAAAGTTCCTGCTACATATAACAGCACTAAAAAGCATGGGTTAAAGGAGATCATAAAATCCCAGTGAAATGTGATGTTCAAATTTGATGAGTTgtgaaatataaaaatgtgaaagataaaaGCACAAGGCATTTATAGCATATTCATGCAATTAGTAAAAATCAAAATCCGAATGAGGGGCTTTATTTTAATACAAGCCCAAAAAAGGGCCAAGCCACGCCACTAAACAACTAAAAGTTACCAAGCACATTTAAAATATGAGCCAAGCTGTGAAATATTCATTCCAGTTCACAACATACCTGCCATACATGTTTCACAACTACCCAGTAAAATTTCATACATACCATACATGTTCCATAACTCTCCAATCCTATTTATTTTACCTAAATATTAGGTCTAAtcaattattatcatatatatatatggtagcTAATGTCAATCCCCTCTCGTTTAACGGCTTCCTCTTCAAATACAGATGATGGTGGTTGAGCCTTAATCTCGTCATCCTCCTACTTAATCACCTCCCTTTTCACAAATTCTTCTTCAGACAATGACGATGGTAGCAACAGACCAGCCTCTTTCCATTCTTTCATACACCCTTTCATTGCCTTAAATCCATTGGCTagattattcaatttgaattctataGCTTCGATTTTCTCCTTCACTGCCTCCAAAATCTTTTTCGCATCAACTATACTCTCCGTCCATTCCATTATTTTCCAAGCCTTGCCCAAATATCACTGCTTTGATATCAAATTGATAGGAACTTCTAAAAATCGAacaaatactttaatataatacAACACTAATGTTGGCAACAAGAGGTGTTAGCTCCTCTAAAAAGTCGTAACCTTCCAATTAGTCAAAGGCTACCCTAAACTCAAgcacaatatttttctttttctcccctTTTAAATCCTAGCTTCCCTTTTATATATACTACCCCTAATTAGTAAATACACGTATTATTCGTGTTCCCGTATTATTCGCATATTAAACacattcaaaagaatttttcaaCCCAAAATGTATTAAACGTGTATATTACGCCCTTCCTATATTAAATGTGAATTATACCCCATGTTTTACATTtgccatattttttaatattttgttaaacttaaagtacaaaattgtcccttctattttcaattttttacgAAAATACCactgtcatttaaaaaaacccaacaatatttatttcttaattctcAGCTTTAATTTTGCATTTTCCTCCCTTATGACCTATACAAAGATTCACTTTAATCTAAAGTCTAAAATTCAagctaattaatttgtttatttttcctaACTAACTGGTATATTACTTATTgtacaaagaattttgattatgtattatattatagtgagtttaatagttaattaaatactttacatttgaattattattttgattttcaataagagATTCGTGAAAAGTATTagagttattataatattgtcgtacttttagaaacatattattgatgatgtgcgtattaaacatatatatatacgttCCGTACTTTTTCAGTATgcaaattttaagggttttttttataaacatatctTTCATTGTTCATCatattatactatataaatcacatacttttttttttccgttcccatatttactaactagaaTACTACCATACCTACCATGTTTCACAACTCAATCTAATTTCATACATATAATACATGTTTCATAACTCTCTAATCCAATTTCATACGTACCATAACTACTCAATCTAATTTAATACATACCATACATGTCTCTTTACTCCTCAATCCCATTTATGTCACCTAAATATTacttctaattaattattattccatataaatataattctaattaaataatatcctaatcttttaattcaaatttcaattattatcttatcatttatcattgataatcaatattatcctaattattAACATAATCAATATCAGtccatattaattaattattattatctaatctGAACACATTTCCACTGAATTTTCACTAATTTCAGATGATTGTACTAAGTTTTGCAAAGAGAAAACACAATGGGTTattaaacacacacacacaaaattcTATCATTATACCTTTAGACTTGGACTATTAAGTTGGATTGATGTTAGCTATTCTCTTTTTTCATCGATTACAGAATTTGTTATGCACATCAAACACTACAATACAGTTCATTTAAATATGGGTTTCTTAAGTTttttgttactatatttttccCCAAAAAAGTCTAATATAATTCTCTAAAAGTGGTGAATATTCAAAAAAGAGTGTTGTTAAGTGGTGAAAATATTCCACCACTTGCcagattttttaaattcacttgtTCTAGTCAATATTTCATATGTCCAATTAGGCAAATTGATTATTTGGGCCTTCTATAAATGGAACCTGCCATTGCATTTGTAATTTTTACCAAACCAAATGAAAGCTTTGCACTACTCCTCTTTCTTACAACTTCATTCCTcttatactatatattattaatttcacACCATGTGCTTTAAGTAGGAACCACAATTCAATATGATAGTCCAGGATTTCATagtgaattttcatattttaggttTTAATCTTCTTCTGGATAACCAAAATCCATTTATGTACAACAAAGAACAATCTTAAGCTCCAAAATACCTTCAAACAACTCTGATAATCAACTCCAATCAGAAATCAGATTATAAACTGATTTAACTCATTATTATAAACCTAATATCAATTCAATAAAGCCTTATTTCACAACAAATggtatattttcaatatttcgTCACAGAGACAATCCAAAAGGGCACTAACCAACCAAATTTTGGGCCATTAGGGTAAACTATGAAATGTTCCCCTCATATTGCATCATGTAAACTTCCaccaacaaatttaaaattaagtaaaccaAACTTACAAGCAACAGTTAATATTTCAACCCAGAAATATTACTGAGACTACAATGAAACCAACTTATCCAGATCTAACAAAGCTATTCCATGTGCTTCGCACATGCACAAAGGTGTCATTCATGAAAGTAATAACTAACATACCTTAAGCCTGTGATCTCCTCCAACAATCCTCATGCTAAAAATATGCTCTTCATCATCTAGCAGCTCCAACCTTTCAGTGCTAGTTGTAGCTGGAAGTCCTGACTTAACATTCACCTCTCTGACACTTCCAATCTGGAGGTCACCCTCTACAATGCATCGGCTAACAAATGGCTTATACTTCTGCGGTTGATCAAATCTCCTCACCAAAGACCAAACCTGACATTGCAAAAACCCCCAATGGATTTCtcagacaaaataaaaaatctctctagaaaagatttattgtatTGCATGCAATACATTCCTAATACAAGACTATAAACGATGATGTGTCACCATATGAACCAAACACAAAATGCaatcaaaattcaatacaacatatttattaaacttttact
This sequence is a window from Mangifera indica cultivar Alphonso chromosome 20, CATAS_Mindica_2.1, whole genome shotgun sequence. Protein-coding genes within it:
- the LOC123203846 gene encoding abscisic acid receptor PYL8-like, whose translation is MVTDDYITVNGNGSGMFGKTEEDHIKRLHKHEVGDHQCSSSLVKHIKAPVPRVWSLVRRFDQPQKYKPFVSRCIVEGDLQIGSVREVNVKSGLPATTSTERLELLDDEEHIFSMRIVGGDHRLKNYSSIVTVHPEVIDGRPGTLVIESFVVDVPDGNTKDETCFFVEAFIKWNLKSLGDVSECSAVLDRTESVDRI